A DNA window from Bradyrhizobium sp. CCBAU 53421 contains the following coding sequences:
- a CDS encoding PrkA family serine protein kinase — MYNDSLFNAFARSFEARSQTDMSMAEYLESCRSDPMRYANAAERLLAAIGEPQMIDTAKDPRLGRIFLNRTIRSYPAFAGFYGMEDTIERLVGFFRHAAQGLEERKQILYLLGPVGGGKSSLAERIKALMEIHPIYVLKAGDELSPVFESPLGLFDPETLGPMIEEKYGIPRRRLSGLMSPWAYKRLEAFGGDISQFRVARIQPSRLRQIAVAKTEPGDENNQDISSLVGKVDIRKLETYAQNDPDAYSYSGGLNRANQGVLEFVEMFKAPIKMLHPLLTATQEGNYIGTENIGAIPFTGIILAHSNEAEWQSFKTNKNNEAFIDRICVIKVPYVLRVTEEQKIYEKLIQGSELAAAPCAPATLETMARFSVMSRLRKHENSTLFGKMRVYDGESLKESDPKARSVQEYKDAAGVDEGMDGVSTRFAFKVLASTFNHDTTEVGADAVHLMYVLEMAIRREQLPDETEKRYLEFIKADLAPRYAEFIGNEIQKAYLESYADYGQNLFDRYVDYADAWIEDQDFKDPDTGQLMNRELLNQELTKIEKPAGIANPKDFRNEVVKFSLRSRAHNGGKNPSWTSYEKVRDVIEKRIFSQVEDLLPVISFGSKKDGETEKKHGEFVERMVERGYTERQVRRLVEWYMRVKQAG, encoded by the coding sequence ATGTACAACGATTCTTTGTTCAACGCCTTCGCAAGGTCGTTTGAAGCGCGAAGCCAGACCGACATGTCGATGGCCGAGTATTTGGAGTCGTGTCGAAGTGATCCGATGCGATATGCCAATGCGGCCGAGCGGTTATTAGCGGCAATCGGTGAGCCCCAGATGATCGACACGGCCAAGGACCCACGCCTTGGCCGTATCTTTTTGAACCGTACGATCAGGTCGTATCCGGCCTTCGCCGGCTTCTACGGCATGGAAGACACGATCGAGCGCCTCGTCGGCTTCTTCCGCCACGCCGCACAGGGCCTCGAAGAGCGCAAGCAGATCCTCTATCTGCTCGGACCGGTCGGCGGCGGCAAGTCGTCGCTCGCCGAGCGCATCAAGGCGCTGATGGAGATCCATCCGATCTACGTGCTGAAGGCGGGTGACGAACTGTCGCCGGTGTTCGAGAGCCCGCTCGGGCTGTTCGACCCCGAGACGCTTGGCCCGATGATCGAGGAGAAGTACGGCATTCCGCGCCGCCGGCTGAGCGGGCTGATGTCGCCCTGGGCCTACAAGCGGCTCGAGGCCTTCGGCGGCGACATCTCGCAATTCCGCGTCGCGCGCATCCAGCCCTCCCGGCTGCGCCAGATCGCGGTCGCCAAGACCGAGCCCGGCGACGAGAACAACCAGGACATCTCCTCGCTGGTCGGCAAGGTCGACATCCGCAAGCTGGAGACCTACGCCCAGAACGACCCGGACGCCTACAGCTATTCCGGCGGCCTCAACCGCGCCAACCAGGGCGTGCTCGAGTTCGTCGAGATGTTCAAGGCGCCGATCAAGATGCTGCACCCGCTGCTGACCGCGACGCAGGAGGGCAACTACATCGGCACCGAGAACATCGGTGCGATCCCGTTCACCGGCATCATCCTCGCGCACTCCAACGAAGCCGAGTGGCAGAGCTTCAAGACCAACAAGAACAACGAGGCCTTCATCGACCGTATCTGCGTCATCAAAGTCCCGTACGTCCTGCGGGTCACCGAGGAGCAGAAGATCTACGAGAAGCTGATCCAGGGCTCCGAGCTTGCCGCCGCGCCGTGCGCTCCGGCGACGCTGGAGACGATGGCGCGCTTCTCGGTGATGTCGCGGCTGCGCAAGCACGAGAACTCGACGCTGTTCGGCAAGATGCGGGTCTATGACGGCGAAAGCCTGAAGGAATCCGATCCGAAGGCGCGCAGCGTGCAGGAATACAAGGACGCGGCCGGCGTCGACGAGGGCATGGACGGCGTCTCCACCCGCTTCGCCTTCAAGGTGCTGGCCTCGACCTTCAACCACGATACCACCGAGGTCGGCGCCGACGCGGTGCACCTGATGTATGTGCTGGAGATGGCGATCCGCCGCGAGCAGCTGCCTGACGAGACCGAGAAGCGCTATCTCGAATTCATCAAGGCCGACCTCGCGCCGCGCTATGCCGAGTTCATCGGCAACGAGATCCAGAAGGCCTATCTGGAATCCTATGCCGACTACGGGCAGAACCTGTTCGACCGCTATGTCGACTACGCCGACGCCTGGATCGAGGACCAGGACTTCAAGGATCCTGACACCGGCCAGCTGATGAACCGCGAGCTCTTGAACCAGGAGCTGACCAAGATCGAGAAGCCGGCGGGCATTGCCAACCCGAAGGACTTCCGCAACGAGGTCGTCAAGTTCTCGCTGCGTTCGCGGGCGCACAATGGCGGCAAGAACCCGAGCTGGACCTCCTACGAAAAGGTTCGCGACGTGATCGAGAAGAGGATATTCTCGCAGGTCGAGGATCTGCTTCCGGTCATCTCGTTCGGGTCCAAGAAGGACGGCGAGACCGAGAAGAAGCACGGCGAGTTCGTCGAGCGGATGGTGGAGCGGGGTTACACCGAGCGCCAGGTCCGCCGGCTCGTCGAGTGGTACATGCGGGTGAAGCAGGCCGGCTAG
- a CDS encoding DsrE family protein, producing MHRRSILWGTLSAIGAAFATSGANAATEAAPRKLKVAYHLDDLDKVNFVISNIQNHLDGAGGPGNVTIALVVHGQALKAFHSAAANPDLSKHVGQFSKDGVELAACGNTMKSQNITLAGLLPGFVAAERGGVVRLAELQSQGYLYLRP from the coding sequence ATGCACCGACGCAGCATCCTGTGGGGCACGCTCTCGGCGATCGGCGCGGCCTTCGCAACATCAGGGGCGAACGCCGCTACCGAGGCAGCGCCACGCAAGCTGAAGGTGGCCTACCACCTCGACGACCTCGACAAGGTCAATTTCGTGATCAGCAACATCCAGAACCATCTCGACGGCGCCGGCGGCCCCGGCAATGTGACGATCGCGCTGGTGGTGCACGGCCAGGCGCTGAAGGCGTTTCATTCGGCAGCCGCCAATCCCGACCTGTCGAAGCATGTCGGGCAGTTCTCCAAGGACGGCGTCGAGCTCGCCGCCTGCGGCAACACCATGAAATCGCAGAACATCACCCTCGCCGGCCTGCTTCCGGGCTTCGTCGCCGCCGAGCGCGGCGGCGTGGTCCGCCTCGCCGAGCTGCAATCCCAGGGCTACCTCTACCTGCGGCCTTGA
- a CDS encoding bifunctional transaldolase/phosoglucose isomerase: protein MNPVKALENHRQAVWLDFLARGFVAKGDLKRLIETDGVKGVTSNPSIFEKAIGSSDEYDVAIGQALKKGDRSVADLFEHLAVVDIQHAADVLRPVYDQSHGGDGFVSLEVSPYLAVDTKGTIAEAERLWKDVHRKNLMVKVPATPEGLPAIEYLIGEGISINITLLFSQKVYRQVAEAYLKGLEKYIAKGGDPSHVASVASFFVSRIDSAVDKQLDEKIARANDPSEKERLAALKGKVAIANAKLAYQDYKRLFSGARWDKLTAKGAKPQRLLWASTGTKNKDYSDVLYVEELIGPDTVNTVPPATLDAFRDHGKVRDSLEENVEDARHVLEELEKSGISLDAITEELVKDGVKLFADAADKLYGAVAHKRATSLGGGIDHQKLALGATIEKAVEKSTEEWRASAKIRRLWHKDKSVWTGDDEDKWLGWLTSAAAADVADYEDFAKRVKGQNFTDAVVLGMGGSSLGPEVLAQTFPHKSGFPRLHVLDSTDPAQVRAMEEYVDIAKTLFIVSSKSGGTTEPNVMKDYFFDRVAEAIGKDKAGHRFIAVTDPGSSLQKVAIKQGFARIFYGDPAIGGRYSVLSPFGLVPAAAAGIDIRSLLGHTLAMVRSCGADVPPQENPGVQLGLAMGIAGLEGRDKVTIFASPEVADFGAWAEQLIAESTGKDGKGLIPIEGETIGDAAVYGNDRFFIDLRTEGETDAAHEAKLAALEAAGHPVVRIVMKSIDHIGQEFFRFEIATAVAGSILGINPFNQPDVEAAKIKTRELTAAFEKTGSLPAEQPVVSADGVDLYTDAQNAEELRKAGANGDLNSWIKAHLARSGRGDYVALLAYIERDGDTIDAMQAMRLKVRDAKHLATCAEFGPRFLHSTGQAYKGGPDSGVFLQVTTDDSKDLAVPGQKASFGVIKAAQARGDFDVLTERGRRALRVHLKGDLTSGLAALDAAISAALN from the coding sequence ATGAACCCCGTCAAAGCACTCGAAAATCACCGCCAGGCCGTCTGGCTGGACTTCCTTGCCCGTGGCTTCGTCGCCAAGGGCGACCTGAAGCGGCTGATCGAGACCGACGGCGTCAAAGGCGTGACGTCCAACCCCTCGATCTTCGAGAAGGCGATCGGCAGTTCGGACGAGTATGACGTGGCGATCGGCCAGGCCCTCAAGAAGGGCGACCGCTCGGTCGCCGACCTGTTCGAACACCTTGCCGTCGTGGATATCCAACATGCCGCCGACGTGCTGCGCCCGGTCTACGACCAGAGCCACGGCGGCGACGGCTTCGTCAGCCTCGAAGTGTCGCCCTACCTGGCGGTGGACACCAAGGGCACGATCGCCGAGGCCGAGCGGCTCTGGAAGGACGTCCATCGCAAGAACCTGATGGTCAAGGTGCCGGCGACCCCGGAGGGCCTGCCGGCGATCGAATATCTGATCGGCGAAGGCATCAGCATCAACATCACACTGCTGTTCTCGCAGAAGGTCTACCGCCAGGTCGCCGAGGCCTATCTCAAGGGCCTGGAGAAGTACATCGCCAAGGGCGGCGATCCCTCCCATGTCGCGAGCGTCGCCAGCTTCTTCGTCAGCCGCATCGACTCTGCGGTCGACAAGCAGCTCGACGAGAAGATCGCGCGCGCCAACGACCCGTCCGAAAAGGAGCGGCTCGCCGCCCTGAAGGGCAAGGTCGCGATCGCGAACGCAAAGCTCGCCTACCAGGACTACAAGCGGCTGTTCTCGGGCGCGCGCTGGGACAAGCTGACCGCCAAGGGCGCCAAGCCGCAGCGGCTGCTGTGGGCGTCGACCGGGACCAAGAACAAGGACTATAGCGACGTGCTCTATGTCGAGGAGCTGATCGGCCCCGACACCGTCAACACCGTCCCGCCGGCAACGCTCGACGCCTTCCGTGACCATGGCAAGGTCCGCGACAGCCTCGAGGAGAATGTCGAGGACGCCCGCCACGTGCTGGAGGAGCTGGAGAAGTCCGGCATCTCGCTCGATGCGATCACCGAGGAGCTGGTCAAGGACGGCGTCAAGCTGTTCGCCGACGCCGCCGACAAGCTGTACGGCGCGGTCGCCCACAAGCGCGCGACCTCGCTCGGCGGCGGCATCGACCATCAGAAGCTGGCGCTCGGCGCCACCATCGAGAAGGCGGTCGAGAAAAGCACCGAGGAATGGCGTGCGTCGGCCAAGATCCGAAGGCTCTGGCACAAGGACAAGTCGGTCTGGACCGGCGATGACGAGGACAAATGGCTGGGCTGGCTGACCAGCGCGGCCGCTGCCGACGTCGCCGACTACGAGGATTTCGCCAAGCGCGTGAAGGGCCAGAACTTCACCGACGCCGTGGTGCTCGGCATGGGCGGATCGAGCCTCGGGCCGGAGGTCTTGGCCCAGACCTTCCCGCACAAATCCGGCTTCCCGCGGCTGCACGTGCTCGATTCCACCGACCCGGCGCAGGTGCGGGCGATGGAGGAGTACGTCGACATCGCCAAGACCCTGTTCATCGTCTCCTCCAAATCGGGCGGCACCACCGAGCCGAACGTGATGAAGGACTATTTCTTCGACCGGGTGGCCGAGGCGATCGGCAAGGACAAGGCCGGGCATCGTTTCATCGCCGTGACCGATCCCGGCTCGTCGCTGCAGAAGGTGGCGATCAAGCAGGGCTTTGCCCGCATCTTCTACGGGGACCCCGCGATCGGCGGCCGCTATTCCGTGCTGTCGCCGTTCGGCCTGGTGCCGGCGGCGGCCGCGGGCATCGACATCCGCAGCCTGCTCGGCCATACGCTGGCCATGGTGCGCTCCTGCGGCGCCGACGTGCCGCCGCAGGAAAACCCCGGCGTCCAGCTCGGGCTGGCGATGGGCATCGCCGGGCTCGAAGGCCGCGACAAGGTGACGATCTTCGCCTCGCCGGAGGTCGCCGATTTCGGCGCCTGGGCCGAGCAGCTGATCGCGGAATCGACCGGCAAGGACGGCAAGGGCCTGATCCCGATCGAGGGCGAGACCATCGGCGACGCCGCGGTCTACGGCAACGACCGCTTCTTCATCGACCTGCGTACCGAAGGCGAGACCGACGCCGCGCATGAGGCCAAGCTCGCCGCACTCGAGGCCGCCGGTCATCCCGTGGTCCGGATCGTGATGAAGTCGATCGACCATATCGGCCAGGAGTTCTTCCGCTTCGAGATCGCGACCGCGGTCGCGGGCTCCATTCTCGGCATCAACCCGTTCAACCAGCCCGACGTCGAGGCCGCCAAGATCAAGACCCGCGAGCTGACGGCGGCGTTCGAGAAGACCGGGTCGCTGCCGGCCGAGCAGCCGGTGGTGTCGGCGGACGGGGTCGATCTCTACACCGACGCGCAGAACGCCGAGGAGCTGCGCAAGGCCGGGGCCAACGGCGATCTCAACTCCTGGATCAAGGCGCATCTGGCGCGCTCGGGCCGCGGCGACTATGTCGCCTTGCTTGCCTATATCGAGCGCGACGGCGACACCATCGACGCCATGCAGGCGATGCGGCTCAAGGTGCGCGATGCCAAGCATCTTGCGACCTGCGCCGAGTTCGGCCCGCGCTTCCTGCATTCGACCGGACAGGCCTACAAGGGCGGGCCTGACAGTGGGGTGTTCCTGCAGGTCACGACCGACGATAGCAAGGATCTGGCGGTGCCCGGCCAGAAGGCGAGCTTCGGCGTGATCAAGGCGGCGCAGGCGCGCGGCGATTTCGACGTGCTCACCGAGCGCGGCCGGCGGGCGTTGCGGGTACATCTCAAGGGTGATCTCACCTCGGGGCTTGCGGCGCTCGATGCCGCGATCTCGGCCGCACTGAACTGA
- the gnd gene encoding phosphogluconate dehydrogenase (NAD(+)-dependent, decarboxylating), whose translation MQLGMIGLGRMGGNIVRRLMSNGHATVVYDKDPKAVAALVADNATGASSLEDFVLKLEPPRTAWVMLPAGKITEATIEALAKLMQPGDVIIDGGNTFWQDDVRRGKALRERGLHYVDVGTSGGIWGIERGYCMMIGGDKKVVDRLDPIFKTLAPGIGDIPRTAGREGRDVRIEQGYIHAGPVGAGHFVKMIHNGIEYGLMQAYAEGFDILKNANIEALPPEHRFDLDIADIAEVWRRGSVIPSWLLDLTASALAQNHTLDNYSGFVEDSGEGRWTVNAAVDEAVPAEVLTAALYTRFRSRKDHTFAEKILSAMRAGFGGHKEPPKKA comes from the coding sequence ATGCAACTCGGCATGATCGGCCTCGGGCGGATGGGCGGCAACATCGTCCGCCGCCTGATGAGCAACGGCCACGCCACCGTGGTCTACGACAAGGACCCCAAGGCGGTCGCGGCGCTGGTCGCCGACAACGCCACCGGCGCCTCGTCGCTGGAGGATTTCGTCCTCAAGCTGGAGCCGCCGCGCACCGCCTGGGTGATGCTGCCGGCCGGCAAGATCACCGAGGCCACCATCGAGGCGCTCGCCAAGCTGATGCAGCCCGGCGACGTCATCATCGACGGCGGCAACACCTTCTGGCAGGACGACGTCCGCCGCGGCAAGGCGCTCAGGGAGCGCGGACTGCATTATGTCGATGTCGGCACCAGCGGCGGCATCTGGGGCATCGAGCGCGGCTACTGCATGATGATCGGCGGCGACAAGAAGGTGGTCGACCGGCTCGACCCGATCTTCAAGACGCTGGCGCCGGGCATCGGCGACATCCCGCGCACCGCCGGCCGCGAGGGCCGCGATGTCAGGATCGAACAGGGCTACATCCACGCCGGTCCTGTCGGCGCGGGGCATTTCGTCAAGATGATCCACAACGGCATCGAATACGGCCTGATGCAGGCCTATGCCGAAGGCTTCGACATCCTGAAGAATGCCAATATCGAGGCGCTGCCGCCGGAGCATCGCTTCGATCTCGACATCGCCGACATCGCGGAAGTGTGGCGGCGCGGCAGCGTGATCCCGTCCTGGCTGCTCGACCTGACGGCCTCGGCGCTGGCGCAGAACCATACGCTCGACAATTATTCCGGCTTCGTCGAGGATTCCGGCGAAGGCCGCTGGACGGTCAATGCCGCGGTCGACGAGGCGGTGCCGGCCGAGGTGCTGACCGCCGCGCTCTACACCCGCTTCCGCTCGCGCAAGGATCACACCTTCGCCGAGAAGATCCTCTCGGCGATGCGCGCAGGCTTCGGCGGCCACAAGGAGCCGCCGAAGAAGGCTTAA
- a CDS encoding SpoVR family protein, which produces MGSSGERLFEGADWDFQTLQRIHDACEQVARKELGLDVYPNQIEVITAEQMLDAYSSVGMPLFYKHWSFGKQFAFQEASYRKGLMGLAYEIVINSSPCISYLMEENTATMQTLVIAHAAFGHNHFFKNNYLFKQWTDADGILDYLEFAKGYIAACEDRHGRETVERTLDAAHALMSHGVDRYPGKKTLDLRAEEKRAGERRQHEESVFNDLWRTVPNIKAKSKATLTAERRRALLGLPQENILYFLEKTAPRLAPWQRELIRIVRHIAQYFYPQGQTKVMNEGTATYVHYRIMSRLHQQGRLTDGNFLEFLQSHTNVVFQPEFDDRRYSGFNPYALGFAMMQDIERIVKNPEDEDRDWFPDIAGKGDVEGVLREIWSNYRDESFINQFLSPALIRRFRMFHLHDDPAESQGIKVDAIHDERGYRRVRRELARQYDVGFVDANIEVMDVDLDGDRRLMLRHTTVKGAQLNETDTRRVLQHLADLWSYDVALTEVDGTDKVLKEYVVSPRAAAVAA; this is translated from the coding sequence ATGGGGTCTTCCGGCGAACGTCTGTTCGAGGGCGCCGACTGGGATTTCCAGACGCTGCAGCGGATTCACGATGCCTGCGAGCAGGTCGCGCGCAAGGAGCTCGGGCTCGACGTCTATCCCAACCAGATCGAGGTGATCACCGCCGAGCAGATGCTCGACGCCTATTCATCGGTCGGCATGCCGCTGTTCTACAAGCACTGGTCGTTCGGCAAGCAGTTCGCCTTCCAGGAGGCGTCCTACCGCAAGGGCCTGATGGGCCTCGCCTATGAGATCGTGATCAACTCCTCGCCCTGCATCTCCTATCTGATGGAGGAGAACACCGCGACGATGCAGACGCTGGTGATCGCGCACGCGGCGTTCGGGCACAATCACTTCTTCAAGAACAACTACCTGTTCAAGCAGTGGACCGATGCCGACGGCATCCTCGACTATCTCGAATTCGCCAAGGGCTACATCGCGGCCTGCGAGGATCGCCACGGCCGCGAGACAGTGGAGCGGACGCTGGATGCCGCGCATGCGCTGATGTCGCACGGCGTCGACCGCTATCCCGGCAAGAAGACGCTCGACCTGCGCGCCGAGGAGAAGCGCGCCGGCGAGCGCCGGCAGCACGAGGAATCCGTGTTCAACGATTTGTGGCGGACGGTGCCGAACATCAAGGCCAAGAGCAAGGCTACGCTTACCGCCGAGCGACGCCGCGCGCTGCTCGGTCTGCCGCAGGAGAACATCCTCTACTTCCTGGAGAAGACCGCGCCGCGTCTCGCACCTTGGCAGCGCGAGCTCATTCGCATCGTGCGTCACATCGCGCAGTACTTCTACCCGCAGGGCCAGACCAAGGTGATGAACGAGGGCACCGCGACCTACGTGCATTACCGGATCATGAGCCGGCTGCATCAGCAGGGCCGGCTCACCGACGGCAACTTCCTCGAATTCCTGCAGTCGCACACCAATGTGGTGTTCCAGCCCGAGTTCGACGATCGCCGCTATTCCGGCTTCAATCCCTACGCGCTCGGCTTTGCCATGATGCAGGACATCGAGCGGATCGTGAAAAATCCGGAGGACGAGGATCGCGACTGGTTCCCCGATATTGCCGGCAAGGGCGACGTCGAGGGCGTGCTGCGCGAGATCTGGAGCAACTACCGCGACGAGAGCTTCATCAACCAGTTCCTCAGCCCGGCGCTGATCCGGCGCTTCCGCATGTTCCATCTGCACGACGACCCAGCCGAAAGCCAGGGCATCAAGGTCGATGCGATCCATGACGAGCGTGGTTACCGCCGAGTGCGCCGCGAGCTGGCGCGGCAATACGACGTCGGTTTCGTCGACGCCAATATCGAGGTCATGGATGTCGATCTCGACGGCGATCGCCGCCTGATGCTGCGTCACACCACCGTCAAGGGCGCGCAGCTCAACGAGACCGACACGCGGCGCGTGCTGCAGCATCTGGCCGATCTGTGGTCCTACGACGTCGCGCTGACCGAAGTCGACGGCACCGACAAGGTGCTGAAGGAATACGTCGTCAGCCCGCGCGCGGCTGCGGTCGCCGCCTGA
- a CDS encoding YeaH/YhbH family protein translates to MHIVDRRLNPGSKSLENRQRFLRRAKALVQGAVKKSSQDRDIKDVLEGGEVTIPLDGMDEPRFRREGGTRDMVLPGNKKFVEGDWLQRPNQSGAKGSGAGEGDSEDAFRFVLSREEFVDLFLDDLELPDLAKRKLAQTESEGIQRAGYATSGSPANISISRTVSRALARRVALRRPRKDEIEALEEELAACEDETRRAELLALLEALRAKAKRIPFIDPIDIRYRRFETVPKPVAQAVMFCLMDVSGSMSEHMKDLAKRFYMLLYVFLKRRYKHVEIVFIRHTDRAEEVDEDTFFHGPASGGTLVSSALVAMNDIVRTRFRPADWNIYAAQASDGDNMTSDSGLTGHLLTDKILPVCQFFAYLEVGEAANYTFDMPDSSLWTLYERLRNDGAPLSMRKVSERGEIFPVFQDLFKRRTTSQERV, encoded by the coding sequence ATGCATATCGTCGATCGGCGGTTGAATCCGGGTAGCAAGAGCCTGGAGAACCGCCAGCGCTTCCTGCGGCGCGCCAAGGCGCTGGTGCAGGGAGCCGTCAAGAAGTCGTCACAGGACCGGGACATCAAGGATGTCCTGGAGGGCGGCGAGGTGACCATCCCGCTGGACGGCATGGATGAGCCGCGGTTCCGGCGCGAGGGCGGCACGCGCGACATGGTGCTGCCCGGCAACAAGAAGTTCGTCGAGGGCGACTGGCTGCAGCGTCCGAACCAGAGCGGCGCCAAGGGTTCCGGCGCGGGCGAGGGCGACAGCGAGGACGCCTTCCGCTTCGTGCTGAGCCGCGAGGAGTTCGTCGACCTCTTCCTCGACGACCTCGAATTGCCCGACCTCGCCAAGCGCAAGCTCGCGCAGACCGAGAGCGAGGGCATTCAGCGCGCCGGCTATGCGACCTCGGGCTCGCCCGCCAACATCTCGATCAGCCGCACCGTGAGCCGGGCACTGGCGCGCCGCGTGGCGCTGCGCCGGCCGCGCAAGGACGAGATCGAGGCGCTCGAGGAGGAGCTTGCGGCGTGCGAGGACGAGACCCGCCGCGCCGAACTGCTCGCGCTGCTCGAAGCGCTGAGGGCCAAGGCCAAGCGGATCCCGTTCATCGATCCGATCGACATCCGCTACCGCCGCTTCGAGACGGTGCCGAAGCCGGTGGCGCAGGCCGTGATGTTCTGCCTTATGGACGTCTCGGGCTCGATGTCCGAGCACATGAAGGATCTGGCAAAGCGGTTCTACATGCTGCTCTACGTCTTCCTGAAGCGGCGGTACAAGCATGTCGAGATCGTGTTCATCCGGCACACCGACCGCGCCGAGGAGGTCGACGAGGATACGTTCTTCCATGGACCGGCGTCCGGCGGCACCCTGGTATCGAGCGCGCTGGTTGCGATGAACGACATCGTCCGCACCCGCTTCCGTCCCGCCGACTGGAACATCTATGCCGCCCAGGCTTCGGACGGCGACAACATGACCTCCGACAGCGGGCTGACCGGGCATCTCTTGACCGACAAGATCCTGCCGGTCTGTCAGTTCTTCGCCTATCTCGAGGTCGGCGAGGCCGCCAACTACACCTTCGACATGCCGGACTCCTCGCTCTGGACGCTCTATGAGCGTCTGCGCAACGACGGCGCGCCGTTGTCGATGCGCAAGGTGAGCGAGCGCGGCGAGATCTTCCCGGTGTTCCAGGACCTGTTCAAGCGTCGCACCACCAGTCAGGAAAGGGTATAG
- a CDS encoding ABC transporter substrate-binding protein, with product MLLSTRSRLAALLALAALTASTIPPSIAADSAIKIGNTAPYSGPASAYGTIARAEAAYFQMLNDQGGIGGRKIDFASLDDAYSPSKTVEQTRKLVEQDEVLAIFSAVGTAPNISVQKYLNIKHVPQLFVSSGATRWNDPKQFPWTVGFNPTYELEGRLYAKYILKTKPDAKIAVITPNEDAGKDYLRGLKDGLGEHVGQIVAETTYLTTDPTIDSQMVTMRESGADVFFAEATPKFAAQALRKAASMGWKPLTILPTVSNSVSAVLEPAGLENVIGVVTGLYLKDPTDPRWADDAGQKEFSAWMKKYQPNASPGDLFNVQGYTVAQVMAAVLKNCNGDYSRDNIIKQATNLKALELPMLLPGIKVQTEPDNVTPIRQIQMARFDGKSWALFGDVLSDK from the coding sequence ATGCTCTTGTCAACTCGCTCTCGCCTCGCGGCCCTTCTTGCCCTTGCCGCGCTGACGGCATCGACGATCCCGCCATCCATCGCAGCCGATTCCGCAATCAAGATCGGAAACACCGCGCCCTATAGCGGCCCGGCGTCGGCCTACGGCACGATTGCGCGCGCCGAAGCCGCGTACTTTCAGATGCTCAACGATCAGGGCGGCATCGGCGGCCGCAAGATCGACTTTGCGAGTCTCGACGACGCCTATTCGCCGTCGAAGACCGTCGAGCAGACCCGCAAGCTGGTCGAGCAGGACGAGGTGCTTGCGATCTTCAGCGCGGTCGGCACCGCGCCGAACATCTCGGTGCAGAAATATCTGAACATCAAGCACGTGCCGCAGCTGTTTGTGTCGTCAGGCGCGACGCGCTGGAACGATCCGAAGCAGTTCCCGTGGACGGTCGGTTTCAATCCGACCTACGAGCTCGAGGGACGGCTCTATGCAAAGTACATCCTGAAGACCAAGCCGGACGCCAAGATCGCGGTCATCACGCCGAACGAGGACGCGGGCAAGGACTATCTCAGGGGCCTCAAGGACGGGCTCGGCGAGCACGTCGGCCAGATCGTCGCCGAGACCACCTACCTCACCACCGATCCGACTATCGATTCCCAGATGGTGACGATGCGCGAGTCCGGTGCCGACGTGTTCTTCGCCGAAGCGACGCCGAAATTCGCGGCGCAAGCGTTGCGCAAGGCGGCCAGCATGGGCTGGAAGCCGCTCACCATCCTGCCGACCGTCTCCAATTCGGTCTCCGCGGTGCTTGAACCCGCCGGGCTTGAGAATGTCATCGGCGTCGTGACCGGGCTCTATCTGAAGGATCCGACCGATCCGCGCTGGGCCGATGATGCCGGGCAGAAGGAATTCTCGGCCTGGATGAAGAAATATCAGCCGAATGCGAGCCCGGGCGATCTCTTCAACGTGCAGGGCTACACCGTCGCGCAGGTCATGGCGGCGGTGCTGAAGAACTGCAACGGCGATTACAGCCGCGACAACATCATCAAGCAGGCGACCAATCTGAAAGCGCTCGAATTGCCGATGCTGCTGCCGGGCATCAAGGTGCAGACCGAGCCCGACAACGTAACGCCGATCCGCCAGATCCAGATGGCGCGGTTCGACGGCAAGTCCTGGGCGCTGTTCGGCGACGTGCTGAGCGACAAGTAG